The following proteins are encoded in a genomic region of Cryptomeria japonica chromosome 11, Sugi_1.0, whole genome shotgun sequence:
- the LOC131860058 gene encoding bark storage protein A-like: protein MAFHSSAFFLFLLIAFPLLSHAEISEEVAQKIKRINAKGEYHGLVVSGEAELKVVLAQGWFRPDQDLPTVDISARRFRVGDVQGCRTILAMTGSGSINAAQTTQLLLTHFRVKGVIHYGRGATAKPNDLSIGDIAIPRQFAHTGVWYWEKFGGDEGSFTREIANLTFSKYNVGEKRVNNKLQSVYFQPETLYSVKGTPEVGTAKFWFRVDDKLFATAQEIEDTLLDRCVGKSLICLEQQPKIQRVEKGSSANFYVNNEAYRDFLKTQLNIASLDTESAAIAMVCEGERKAFLAMRSITNYAGGSSEGNDASVIQQLWYFHARAAIVALFKKPAVGDSYVESVGVQIAADSLSYEGSNSRPNDLSIGDIAIPRQFAHTAVWYWEPETAYSVKGKPEVGNAKLWFRVDDKLFATAQEIEDTNLDKCLGKSLICFEEQPKIKRVEKGGSADFYVNNEAYRDSFLHDNLNIASLDTESAAIKYYNNTNY from the exons ATGGCTTTCCACAGCTCTGCGTTTTTTCTGTTTTTGTTGATTGCATTTCCATTACTCTCCCATGCTGAAATTTCGGAGGAG GTGGCTCAAAAGATCAAGCGTATCAATGCCAAGGGCGAATATCATGGGCTGGTGGTTTCCGGTGAGGCAGAACTAAAAGTGGTTCTGGCTCAGGGATGGTTCCGTCCTGACCAGGACTTGCCTACTGTAGATATCTCTG CTCGAAGGTTCCGTGTGGGAGATGTTCAAGGGTGCAGGACTATTCTGGCCATGACCGGAAGTGGATCG ATTAATGCAGCGCAGACGACACAGTTGCTGCTGACTCACTTTCGTGTGAAGGGAGTAATTCACTATGGAAGAGGGGCGACTGCAAAACCCAACGATCTGAGTATTGGAGACATTGCTATTCCCCGTCAATTCGCACACACTGGCGTCTGGTATTGGGAG AAATTTGGAGGTGATGAGGGAAGCTTCACTCGCGAAATTGCAAACCTCACGTTTTCGAAATATAATGTTGGAGAAAAGAGAGTTAACAATAAGCTACAGAGCGTATATTTCCAGCCAGAAACTCTCTATTCGGTGAAAGGAACGCCTGAGGTGGGAACCGCCAAATTTTGGTTTCGTGTGGACGACAAATTGTTTGCCACCGCACAGGAGATTGAG GATACACTTTTGGACAGGTGCGTGGGGAAATCGCTGATATGTTTGGAACAGCAGCCAAAGATCCAGAGGGTTGAAAAGGGCAGCAGTGCCAACTTTTATGTGAATAACGAGGCTTACAGAGATTTCCTCAAAACCCAGCTGAATATCGCCTCCCTTGACACTGAGAGTGCAGCAATAGCAATG GTTTGCGAGGGCGAGAGGAAAGCATTCCTGGCAATGAGATCGATAACAAATTACGCaggaggatcttctgaaggaaacGATGCATCCGTGATACAGCAGTTGTGGTATTTCCATGCTCGTGCGGCAATCGTTGCACTTTTCAAGAAACCGGCAGTAGGGGATTCCTATGTGGAATCA GTTGGCGTCCAAATTGCTGCTGACTCACTTTCATATGAAGGGAGTAATTCAAGACCCAACGATCTGAGTATTGGTGACATTGCTATTCCCCGTCAATTCGCACACACTGCCGTCTGGTATTGGGAG CCAGAAACTGCTTATTCAGTGAAAGGAAAGCCCGAGGTGGGAAACGCCAAACTTTGGTTTCGTGTGGATGACAAATTGTTTGCCACCGCACAGGAGATTGAG GATACAAATCTAGACAAGTGCTTGGGGAAATCGCTTATATGTTTCGAAGAGCAGCCAAAGATTAAGAGGGTTGAAAAGGGTGGCAGTGCCGACTTTTATGTGAATAACGAGGCTTACAGAGACAGCTTCCTTCATGACAATTTGAATATCGCCTCCCTTGACACTGAGAGCGCAGCaatcaaatattataataatacGAATTACTGA